In Helianthus annuus cultivar XRQ/B chromosome 3, HanXRQr2.0-SUNRISE, whole genome shotgun sequence, a single window of DNA contains:
- the LOC110879862 gene encoding costunolide synthase: protein MDIVLVSLLISMFPIFIFFLLKKGPEKPIPGPPTLPLIGNLHQLVHPSPHRVLNDLAAKYGPIMQLKLGFVSTIVVSSAEVARQIMKTHDIVFCNRPKLVALELMANNHNDIAFAPYGSYWRQLKKVCILHLGTKKSLASTRCIREQEVKSLVETISKSSEPITLAEMLFTMNHNIITRITFDDKFDSALKFHSLIREGAVLAVGFQIGDFFPSLGFIAKLTGMNNRLKKCIAGARSIMEQNIQHHIDQRKLKKPQHNQRECLIDVLLGLQDAGHDIDQPFTTENIKSVLLDVITGGTDNSTDIVEWAMVEMLRNPSVMKKAQTEIRQVIGEKANPIVEETDLPKLTYMKMVVKETLRVHPPVPLLLPRESRERCMIDGYDMPSQTRVIINYWAIARDPASWKDPNVFIPERFQDELRDYKGHDFDYIPFGAGRRICPGMEFGMVNSELSLASLLYHFDWKLADGENPKDLDMSETYGVTCYKTCSLRLVPSLRFPIST from the exons ATGGACATAGTTCTAGTGTCTCTACTGATTTCTATGTTCCCTATTTTCATCTTTTTCCTCCTAAAAAAAGGTCCTGAAAAACCCATTCCGGGTCCTCCAACCCTTCCTTTGATCGGTAACTTGCACCAACTTGTCCATCCTTCACCGCACCGGGTGCTCAACGACTTAGCCGCCAAGTACGGTCCCATCATGCAGCTCAAGCTTGGGTTCGTATCAACCATTGTTGTGTCCTCAGCTGAAGTAGCTAGACAGATCATGAAGACTCACGACATCGTCTTCTGTAACCGCCCTAAGCTCGTGGCTCTAGAGCTGATGGCGAATAACCACAACGACATTGCCTTTGCTCCTTATGGCTCTTACTGGAGACAACTCAAGAAGGTATGCATTCTTCACCTCGGGACAAAGAAGAGCTTGGCTTCAACCCGGTGTATACGCGAACAAGAGGTGAAATCGCTTGTTGAAACAATAAGTAAAAGTTCTGAACCAATAACCTTGGCCGAAATGCTGTTCACTATGAATCACAACATCATCACTCGGATTACATTCGATGATAAGTTTGACAGCGCATTGAAGTTCCACTCACTGATTAGGGAAGGGGCGGTTTTGGCGGTCGGGTTTCAGATTGGTGACTTCTTTCCTTCACTCGGGTTTATTGCTAAACTCACTGGAATGAATAACAGGTTGAAAAAGTGCATTGCGGGCGCCCGCAGCATCATGGAACAAAACATACAACACCACATTGACCAACGTAAGCTAAAGAAGCCGCAACATAATCAACGTGAGTGTCTTATTGACGTTCTCCTCGGGCTACAGGATGCGGGTCATGACATCGACCAGCCGTTTACCACCGAGAACATCAAGTCTGTCCTCTTG GACGTGATCACGGGTGGAACTGATAATTCAACGGATATAGTTGAGTGGGCGATGGTAGAGATGTTAAGAAACCCGAGCGTGATGAAAAAAGCTCAAACCGAGATCAGACAGGTGATCGGTGAAAAAGCGAACCCTATCGTGGAAGAGACTGATCTTCCAAAACTGACTTACATGAAAATGGTAGTTAAGGAGACCCTAAGAGTCCACCCTCCGGTTCCTCTTTTGCTCCCACGAGAGTCTAGGGAACGATGCATGATCGACGGCTATGATATGCCTTCACAAACCCGAGTTATTATCAACTACTGGGCCATAGCCCGGGATCCTGCCAGCTGGAAGGATCCAAATGTGTTTATTCCTGAGAGGTTCCAAGATGAACTCCGGGATTACAAAGGACACGACTTTGACTATATTCCTTTTGGGGCGGGTCGCCGTATTTGTCCCGGAATGGAGTTTGGAATGGTGAACTCCGAGCTTTCACTGGCTTCTTTGCTTTACCATTTTGATTGGAAGCTAGCTGATGGGGAGAATCCAAAAGATTTAGATATGAGCGAGACGTATGGAGTCACATGTTACAAGACTTGTAGTCTACGACTTGTTCCTAGCCTACGCTTCCCTATATCAACTTAG